One genomic window of Nicotiana sylvestris chromosome 10, ASM39365v2, whole genome shotgun sequence includes the following:
- the LOC138879346 gene encoding uncharacterized protein, whose product MLVYGTEVFIPAKVEIPSLRITQEAELDNAEWVKSRYKQLALIDGKRMNADCRGQLCQNRMSRAFNKIVKPREFIPGQLVLKKIISHQDEAKGKFYPNWHGPYMVHRVLTGGALILAKMDGEVWPKPINSDAVKRYYVYSLCFPYMM is encoded by the coding sequence atgctggtttacggtacagaggtttTCATTCCCGctaaggtagaaattccttccctaaggatcacacaagaagctgagctcgataatgcagagtgggtgaaaagtcgttacaagcagctagcccttatagacggaaagagaatgaatgcagatTGTCGAGGTCAACTCTGTCAGAACAGAATGTcaagagccttcaacaaaatagTAAAGCCAAGAGAGTTCATACCGGGACAGTTGGTactaaagaaaattatttcacatcaagatgaagccaaagggaagttctatCCCAACTGGCatggtccatacatggttcatagggttttgacaggaggagccctcatacttgcaaaaatggacggagaagtttggccgaagccgattaattcagatgcagtcaagcgttactatgtgtattCTTTATGCTTTCcatatatgatgtaa